From Coffea arabica cultivar ET-39 chromosome 2e, Coffea Arabica ET-39 HiFi, whole genome shotgun sequence, the proteins below share one genomic window:
- the LOC113731039 gene encoding GDSL esterase/lipase At1g28590-like, translating into MTKSYLCIIFLLMIVSQSASECYTSIFSFGDSLSDNGNLLGFSSPKTIHQGRPPNGETYFGQPTGRCCDGRLIVDMIAQNFGLPIPPPYVSIRNAKSSRDFYAGVNFAVAGAKALDPSFFDERGISESVTNFTLRVQLDWFKDLLPSLCGTKAKCMQYLQSSLTVMGEIGGNDYNHALLQGRSIEEVKTFVPAVVGAISSAITDMIQLGAANFIVPGNLPLGCSAAYLTYFQNSNRDYDYDEATGCINWLNDFAKHHNELLQIELNRIRELHPHVTIIYADYYNSAIRFYRSPKEFGFTGGTLSACCGAGGPYNFDSSVGCGDPPTTGCPDPSAYVCWDGLHLTEAANRLIVKGLFEGSYSAPPINLICAKFPSGGGLSHQN; encoded by the exons ATGACTAAATCATATTTGTGCatcatttttttattgatgattgTTTCTCAGTCTGCCTCCGAATGCTATACATCCATATTTTCTTTTGGCGATTCACTTTCGGATAATGGAAATCTACTCGGCTTCTCATCCCCAAAGACGATACACCAGGGTCGCCCGCCCAATGGAGAAACCTACTTTGGCCAACCTACTGGCAGATGTTGTGATGGTCGTCTCATCGTGGATATGATAG CTCAGAATTTTGGACTTCCAATTCCTCCGCCATATGTTAGTATTAGGAATGCAAAGAGCAGCAGGGATTTTTATGCTGGCGTCAATTTTGCAGTAGCAGGAGCTAAAGCTCTGGACCCTTCATTTTTTGACGAGAGGGGAATTTCTGAAAGTGTCACCAACTTCACTTTGCGAGTTCAGCTGGATTGGTTCAAAGACTTGTTGCCATCTTTATGTGGCACAAAAGCTA AATGCATGCAATATCTTCAGAGCTCGCTAACTGTGATGGGAGAAATTGGAGGCAACGATTACAACCATGCTCTTCTTCAAGGAAGAAGCATCGAGGAGGTCAAAACATTCGTTCCCGCAGTTGTTGGAGCCATCAGTTCGGCCATAACA GACATGATTCAACTTGGGGCGGCGAATTTCATAGTTCCCGGCAACCTACCATTGGGATGCTCGGCCGCCTATCTAACATACTTCCAGAACTCCAATAGGGATTACGACTACGACGAGGCTACTGGCTGCATTAATTGGTTAAACGACTTTGCAAAGCACCATAATGAGTTGCTCCAAATTGAACTTAATCGCATTAGGGAGCTTCATCCTCATGTAACAATTATCTATGCTGATTACTACAATTCTGCAATTCGATTCTATCGCTCGCCAAAAGAATTCG GATTCACAGGAGGAACTCTGTCAGCCTGCTGCGGAGCTGGTGGCCCATATAATTTTGATTCATCTGTGGGTTGTGGAGACCCGCCGACAACTGGTTGTCCTGACCCTTCCGCGTATGTCTGCTGGGATGGTTTGCATCTGACAGAAGCAGCCAATAGATTAATCGTCAAGGGTCTATTTGAAGGGTCGTATTCAGCTCCTCCCATTAATTTAATTTGTGCTAAGTTTCCCTCTGGTGGGGGTCTTTCCCATCAAAATTAG